Proteins from a genomic interval of Solea solea chromosome 10, fSolSol10.1, whole genome shotgun sequence:
- the LOC131467537 gene encoding aspartate aminotransferase, cytoplasmic-like — MSVFGDVPQAPPVAVFKLTADFREDAHPQKVNLGVGAYRTDDCQPWVLPVVKKVERMIVEDGSLNHEYLPILGLPEFRSASSKVALGEDSAAIKENRVGGVQSLGGTGALRVGAEYLRRWYNGTNNTATPVYVSAPTWENHNGVFTDAGFKDIRPYHYWDAAKRGLDLAGLLDDLENAPEHSIFVLHACAHNPTGTDPTQEEWKQIAEIMKRRNLFVFFDSAYQGFASGSLDKDAWAIRFFVSEGFELFVAQSFSKNFGLYNERVGNLTVVSQDSETLTRVLSQMEKIVRTTWSNPPSQGARIVSKTLNCPELFAEWKGNVKTMADRVLLMRDELKTKLLALGTPGTWDHITQQIGMFSFTGLNPKQVEYMIKERHVYLMASGRINMCGLTTKNIDYVAQSIHESVTKVQ, encoded by the exons ATGTCCGTATTCGGCGACGTCCCACAGGCTCCTCCAGTGGCGGTCTTCAAACTGACCGCGGACTTCAGAGAGGACGCCCACCCGCAGAAGGTCAATCTAGGAGTCGGGG CTTACCGTACTGATGACTGCCAGCCCTGGGTGCTGCCAGTGGTGAAGAAGGTGGAGCGGATGATCGTGGAGGACGGCAGCCTGAACCACGAGTACCTGCCCATCCTTGGCCTGCCTGAGTTCCGCTCTGCCTCCTCCAAGGTTGCTCTGGGAGAAGACAGCGCTGCCATCAAGGAGAACAGG GTTGGTGGTGTCCAGTCTCTTGGTGGGACCGGCGCATTGAGGGTTGGAGCAGAATATTTGCGCCGCTGGTACAACGGCACCAACAACACAGCTACACCAGTTTATGTGTCAGCCCCCACCTGGG AGAACCACAATGgtgtgtttactgatgctgGCTTTAAAGACATCAGGCCTTACCACTACTGGGATGCTGCTAAGAGGGGCCTGGACCTCGCTGGGCTCCTGGACGACCTGGAG AACGCTCCAGAACACTCCATCTTTGTCCTTCACGCCTGCGCACACAACCCCACCGGCACTGACCCAACACAGGAGGAGTGGAAGCAGATCGCAGAGATTATGAAG AGGAGGAATCTGTTTGTCTTCTTTGACTCAGCCTATCAGGGCTTTGCCTCTGGCAGTCTGGATAAAGATGCCTGGGCCATCCGCTTCTTTGTCTCTGAGGGCTTTGAGCTCTTTGTTGCCCAGTCCTTCTCCAAAAACTTTGGCCTGTACA ATGAGAGAGTGGGGAACCTCACGGTGGTTTCTCAGGACAGCGAGACTCTGACCCGCGTCCTGTCTCAGATGGAGAAAATTGTCAGGACGACATGGTCCAACCCACCGTCTCAGGGAGCACGTATCGTCAGCAAGACCCTCAACTGCCCTGAACTCTTTGCTGAGTG GAAGGGGAATGTGAAGACCATGGCAGACCGTGTTCTGCTGATGAGGGACGAGCTAAAGACAAAGCTGCTGGCTCTGGGCACCCCAGGGACCTGGGACCACATCACACAACAGATCGGCATGTTTAGCTTCACTGGCCTGAACC CCAAACAGGTGGAGTACATGATCAAAGAGAGGCACGTGTACCTGATGGCCAGTGGTCGCATCAACATGTGCGGTCTGACCACCAAGAACATCGACTATGTCGCTCAGTCCATCCACGAGTCCGTCACCAAGGTCCAATAA